GATTTTTAATAGGTCTATAGTTAATACTAAATGTTGCAAAAAAAGGAGGAATACGTCTGAGAGGTTCGTTTTTAGAAATATTTTGCCCGTGAGTATATGTGAAATTAGAATAGATTTCCACTTTTTTGCTTGCCAAATATTCAAACTCAAATTCTAAACCTTTAATTACGGCTTTTTGCGAATTTTCTCGTTTATATATTTTAAATCCGTCAATTGAATCTAATCCGTTGTATGTGGATTTTACATTAGTTATCAAATCGGTTAAATTATTATGATAGGCACTAATAGCTAGTCTGATTCCATCGGCTGAATAGCGAAGTATAATTTCCTTGTTTAATGATTTTTCGGGATGTAAATTAATATTAGGCACTTCGTATCTGTAGTCGGCTATACCGAAGCTGGCAACATCGTTTATGTTGGGTGCTCTAAAAGTTGAATTTACATTAAAAGCCAACGTATAATTTTCGGCAAATTTGTATGATGCTCCGACTAATCCGGTAAGTGCATCAGGTTTTATTGTAGGATTTCCGAAAGTTGAATCTGAAACATTGATTGCAAAAAATCCATATCGTAGTCCTGCATCTATTTGTAATCGGTTCAGATTGAACTTATGCAATGAAAACAAAGCCGGGCTCGACATGTTGGAGTTGTCGGGATAAAGTCCTCGTAATTTAAGTTTAGTATCGTTCAGAATGTCATTTTTATATGCAACACTATTTACATAATCGTAGTACACTTCAACTCCGGTAAGGGTTTTCCAAAACGAATTTATTATTGTGGTGTTTTCGGCAGTAAAGCCAAAGGTTTTTACGTCATCGAGCTCGTTATTTGAAAAATTGCTTTCGTTTTTTCTCTTCAATCTTTCTTCAATGGATCGCTGAACTGATAAGGTAACATTAATTTTATTGAACAACTTATTATCCGACTCCACATCCCACTTTAAATAAGCAAGATTCCTCAACTGTGGCGAAAAATTGTAATACATGTAATTTTCGAGATGCACTTTGTGATAAAGCGGCACATCTTTTTGAACATGTCTTTGAACAGCCAAAGTAAAAATAGAGTTATCACTTGTTTTATATTTAATTTTTGCATTTATAGCGTACTCGCTGTAATTGGTCGGGCTGAGCTTTCCGATAGAACCGCCTGCCACGATATCGCCAATATTTCTGTAGGTGAAGCCTACGTTTGCTGCGATGTTTTTGTCAGCAATTTTTGCCGAAATATTTCCGTTTTTTTCCATGCTGCTGCTAACAATCTTCGAATAAGCCTCAAAACCCAATTTTGTTCCGCCATTGCTAAATTCCGGTTCAATTGTGTAAAGACAAATTGTTCCGCCAATTGCATCGCTGCCATACTGCACCGACCCCGAACCTTTGAGAATCTCTA
The sequence above is a segment of the Lentimicrobiaceae bacterium genome. Coding sequences within it:
- a CDS encoding TonB-dependent receptor; this encodes MLIVTGKLEASPTDTINIPEVVVTANKMQELRDNSSFSIVDCKRSEILSMSPMSLPDAVGQLAGVWMQKTNYGAGSPFVRGLTGYQTLIVIDGIRLNNATFRSGPNQYLATVDALMLQNVEILKGSGSVQYGSDAIGGTICLYTIEPEFSNGGTKLGFEAYSKIVSSSMEKNGNISAKIADKNIAANVGFTYRNIGDIVAGGSIGKLSPTNYSEYAINAKIKYKTSDNSIFTLAVQRHVQKDVPLYHKVHLENYMYYNFSPQLRNLAYLKWDVESDNKLFNKINVTLSVQRSIEERLKRKNESNFSNNELDDVKTFGFTAENTTIINSFWKTLTGVEVYYDYVNSVAYKNDILNDTKLKLRGLYPDNSNMSSPALFSLHKFNLNRLQIDAGLRYGFFAINVSDSTFGNPTIKPDALTGLVGASYKFAENYTLAFNVNSTFRAPNINDVASFGIADYRYEVPNINLHPEKSLNKEIILRYSADGIRLAISAYHNNLTDLITNVKSTYNGLDSIDGFKIYKRENSQKAVIKGLEFEFEYLASKKVEIYSNFTYTHGQNISKNEPLRRIPPFFATFSINYRPIKNLIFETIVSAAAKQTRLSSGDLADNRINNSGTPGWICADFKTTYNYKFFTISGGVGNVFNSAYRVHGSGVDAIGRHFYLSLIVSPDLFKL